The Paenibacillus sp. RC334 nucleotide sequence CCTTCCTTGGATTGCTGTTCAGTTTTGTGTTCCTGCGCTACGGCTTTATTGCCGCCATGTTCAGCCACGTTATTTTTGACAGCATTCTGATGGGACTGAGTGTGATGACGCTGGGAGATAGCGTGAACCTGTTCGCAGGTATATTCTGGATCGTGCTCCCTGCCATTGTGGCCTATATCATGTACTGGTTTAGTCCAAAGAAACCAAATCGAGTCATGTTTGAGCCCATAAAAAAAGAAGAGCCGTATTCTACGACTCCTCCTCCCGAAGGGCAGCTATAATCTGACGCGCAAGCTTATCACCGATAGAGAGAGGCCGGAAGTCTTCGACGCTGGCCTCTCTTATTTTTTTAAGTGAGCCAAAATGCTTAAGCAGCAGCTTACGCCGCTTCTCGCCAATTCCCGGAATCGAGTCCAAACGAGAGGTTACCATGGATTTGCCCCGTTGCTCACGATGGAATGTAATGGCGAATCGGTGAACCTCGTCCTGAATGCGTTGCAGCAGGTAAAATTCTTCACTGTTGCGGGCCAGTGTCACGGCCTCTGGAGAATCCCCCACCAGTAGTTGAGAGGTTCTATGCTTGGTATCCTTCACCAGACCACACACAGGAATGAACAAACCCAGTTCATTCTCCAGCACATCCACAGCGGCCTTAATCTGTCCGCGTCCACCATCGACGACGATCAAATTCGGACGCTCCAGATTTTCCTTGAGCACACGTTCATATCGACGCCGAATAACCTCACGCATCGTTTCATAATCATCCGGCCCCTGCACTGAACGGATTTTATATTTACGGTATTCCTTCTTGGCAGGCTTGCCATCAATGAACACAATCATTGCCGAGACTGGATCGGAGCCCTGTATGTTGGAGTTATCAAACGCCTCCACCCGATGCAGGCTATCCAGCCCAATCGCACGCCCCAGATTGCTTGCAGCCTTGGATGTCCGTTCCTCGTCCCGCTCAATCAGCTTAAACTTCTCATCCAAAGCAACCCGTGCATTTTCCGTAGCCATACCCGTCATTTGCTTTTTCAGTCCACGCTGAGGCACCAGTACCTTTACATCCAGCCATTCAGCCAGAGCGAGTGCCGCCGTAGCTGGTTCCTCCAGCCCGCCGGACAGTTGGGCTTCTGTCTGGTCCTGCTCCGTTGCTTCTCCATAAGAAGCACGCTCTTCGGCCACCAGCAGTGCATCCGCGGAACGCTCGAACGGCTGCTCTTCATTTGCCACATCCGATAATGTCCCTGCTTCTTGTACAGCATTGTTACTGGTCTGTGCGGTTCCCTCGGTTGTTGCAGTGTGAGAAACAGCTTCCGTCACAGCCGATTGACCGACATCACCCTGTTCCGCCTGCTTCATCAGCTTCGGTGTATCCGGCAGCAATATTTCCTGCGGCACCGCCGGGTTATCACTATAATATTGCGTCACATAGGACATAAAGTCGCTGTAGGCCTCGCCATAAAAAGGAAACGTAGACATATGCCGCTCGATCATTTTACCTTTACGAACATATAGGATCTGCACACACATCCAGCCCTTGTCTACCGAAAATCCAAATACATCGCGGTCCTTCGCATCGGCTGTCGTGATCTTCTGCTTTTCCATCATCGCGTCAATGCTGATAATCTGGTCGCGTAGCTCCTTGGCACGCTCAAAGTACAGCTCCTCTGCGGCCTCCTGCATTTTGCGTTGAAGATCCTTTTTGATTTCCTCATGCCCGCCACTCAAAAAAGAACCGATCTCCTGACCAATCTGGTCATACGTTTCCTTCGCAACCTCTTTCACACAAGGGCCCAGGCATTGATGCATATGATAATAAAGGCACACTTCCTTCGGCATCACACCGCACTTGCGTAACGGATACATACGGTCCAGCAGCTTCTTCGTCTGATGTGCCGCGTAGGAATTAGGATAAGGGCCAAAATATTTTGCTTTATCTTTCAGAACGCGCCGGGTCACCTCCAGCTTGGGGTGCTCCTCGTTCGTAATTTTCAAATAAGGAAAGGTTTTGTCATCCTTCAACAGCACGTTATAGCGCGGCTGATGCTTTTTAATCAGGTTGCACTCCAGAATGAGCGCCTCCATATTACTGCCCGTAACGATATATTCAAAATCACGGATATCGGAAACCAGTCGCTGCGTCTTGCCGTTATGGCTGCCTGTAAAATAGGAACGGACCCGGTTTTTCAGCACTTTGGCCTTGCCGACATAAATGATGGTGCCCTCGCTGTTCTTCATCAAGTAACAGCCCGATGCATCTGGCAGCAACGCTAATTTGTGTCGTATGTTCTCCAGCGCCTTCTCCTGATTCCGCAAGTCCTCCGCATAAGATTCCATTCGCCCGGTTCCTCCTTCCATTCTTATAATGACTGCTCGACTACTATATAATATACAGGAATAATACACAAAAACGCCCCCGGTATTTACAACCGGAGGCATTGACCGTTCATGGCCGCTCCCCAAGCCCCCGCAGGAGCATGGGTCACATGCGATAATTACTGGTGTTTGGTAAGCATGCTTTTCAGCGCTTCTTTGGAATTCAGACCCACCACTTTATCAACGGGCTGTCCGTCTTTGAAGACGATCAGGGTAGGAATGCTCATAACGCCGAAACGGGAAGCAGACTCTGGGTTTTCATCCACGTTCACTTTCGCGATTTTGACGCTGTCGCCAACTTCTGTGGACAGATCCTCCAGAATAGGAGCGATCATTTTGCAAGGACCGCACCATGGCGCCCAAAAATCAACCAAAACGGTTCCTGTACCTTCGACTTCTGCGTTGAAGGATTGGTCGGACACGTTAACAATTGCCATTGTATGTTCCTCCTTTATAGAAAAGTCAAGATTATTATAACCTGTAATTTCTTTTTTGACACCTTTTAATTATATCACAATAGTTTTTTAATTGTAAGATATCAAAATAGCAAATTGATTTACAATTATCCTCGCT carries:
- the uvrC gene encoding excinuclease ABC subunit UvrC, which produces MESYAEDLRNQEKALENIRHKLALLPDASGCYLMKNSEGTIIYVGKAKVLKNRVRSYFTGSHNGKTQRLVSDIRDFEYIVTGSNMEALILECNLIKKHQPRYNVLLKDDKTFPYLKITNEEHPKLEVTRRVLKDKAKYFGPYPNSYAAHQTKKLLDRMYPLRKCGVMPKEVCLYYHMHQCLGPCVKEVAKETYDQIGQEIGSFLSGGHEEIKKDLQRKMQEAAEELYFERAKELRDQIISIDAMMEKQKITTADAKDRDVFGFSVDKGWMCVQILYVRKGKMIERHMSTFPFYGEAYSDFMSYVTQYYSDNPAVPQEILLPDTPKLMKQAEQGDVGQSAVTEAVSHTATTEGTAQTSNNAVQEAGTLSDVANEEQPFERSADALLVAEERASYGEATEQDQTEAQLSGGLEEPATAALALAEWLDVKVLVPQRGLKKQMTGMATENARVALDEKFKLIERDEERTSKAASNLGRAIGLDSLHRVEAFDNSNIQGSDPVSAMIVFIDGKPAKKEYRKYKIRSVQGPDDYETMREVIRRRYERVLKENLERPNLIVVDGGRGQIKAAVDVLENELGLFIPVCGLVKDTKHRTSQLLVGDSPEAVTLARNSEEFYLLQRIQDEVHRFAITFHREQRGKSMVTSRLDSIPGIGEKRRKLLLKHFGSLKKIREASVEDFRPLSIGDKLARQIIAALREEES
- the trxA gene encoding thioredoxin, encoding MAIVNVSDQSFNAEVEGTGTVLVDFWAPWCGPCKMIAPILEDLSTEVGDSVKIAKVNVDENPESASRFGVMSIPTLIVFKDGQPVDKVVGLNSKEALKSMLTKHQ